One stretch of Narcine bancroftii isolate sNarBan1 chromosome 8, sNarBan1.hap1, whole genome shotgun sequence DNA includes these proteins:
- the LOC138741996 gene encoding LOW QUALITY PROTEIN: interferon-inducible GTPase 5-like (The sequence of the model RefSeq protein was modified relative to this genomic sequence to represent the inferred CDS: substituted 2 bases at 2 genomic stop codons), translating to MSAQSESETPSLFTMEELRKLKSNFXTGGVENVTSLIEKKVTEMDNTELNVAVTGISGSGKSTLINTMRGLRSMDKGAAKVGTKETTLEPTGYPHPSLPNVCYWDLPGIGSLQLPAGKYLSKMNFKKYDFFIIVSVCRFRESDAKLAKEIKRLGKNFYFVRSKIDNDLCSMKLDLGKINEEKELDTIRNDCVKGLERAGIPDPEVFLICSFEEDXFDFSLLQKALEFDLSNVKKHNFVLALPNTNMENVRKKNEMLKKRNWMLAMLSGAMGAVPVPGFSLASDIGIMVGAIVHFHKCMGLDEASLQRLANRSGKPVEKLNAVVQPLLLGEITPNVILRVCWGAAVVTVSAMELAFDFIPVIGSIFGAGSSFVMTSKILSDALKDLTEKTAFETV from the coding sequence ATGTCAGCTCAATCAGAGTCTGAAACCCCCTCGCTCTTCACAATGGAAGAGCTCAGGAAACTGAAGTCCAATTTTTAGACCGGTGGGGTGGAAAATGTTACATCGCTGATAGAGAAGAAGGTAACGGAAATGGACAACACAGAGCTCAACGTCGCAGTGACTGGAATTTCAGGATCAGGAAAATCCACCCTCATCAATACTATGCGAGGACTTCGGAGCATGGACAAAGGAGCGGCCAAAGTGGGTACCAAAGAAACTACACTGGAACCAACCGGCTACCCACATCCCAGTCTGCCTAATGTTTGCTACTGGGATCTGCCAGGAATCGGATCCCTACAACTCCCAGCTGGTAAATATCTGAGCAAAATGAATTTCAAAAAATATGATTTCTTCATCATTGTATCAGTTTGTCGATTCAGAGAAAGTGATGCCAAACTTGCCAAAGAGATTAAACGGCTGGGGAAGAATTTCTATTTTGTCCGCTCTAAGATTGACAATGACCTTTGTTCAATGAAGTTGGATCTGGgaaaaattaatgaagaaaaGGAGCTGGACACGATCAGGAATGACTGTGTCAAGGGGTTAGAAAGGGCAGGGATTCCAGATCCTGAGGTGTTCCTGATATGCAGTTTTGAGGAGGATTAGTttgatttctctcttttgcagaaAGCACTTGAGTTTGATCTGTCGAATGTGAAGAAACATAACTTTGTTTTGGCCCTGCCAAATACAAACATGGAGAATGTTCGGAAGAAAAATGAGATGTTGAAGAAACGCAACTGGATGTTGGCCATGTTGTCGGGAGCAATGGGAGCAGTCCCTGTTCCTGGATTCTCCCTTGCTAGTGACATAGGGATAATGGTTGGAGCAATAGTCCATTTCCATAAGTGCATGGGTCTGGATGAAGCTTCTCTTCAAAGACTGGCCAACAGGTCTGGAAAACCTGTGGAAAAACTGAATGCAGTAGTCCAACCTCTCCTGCTGGGGGAAATCACTCCAAATGTTATTTTAAGGGTGTGTTGGGGTGCTGCTGTTGTTACCGTTTCAGCCATGGAACTGGCTTTTGACTTCATCCCAGTCATTGGTTCCATTTTTGGTGCAGGATCGTCATTTGTCATGACCTCCAAGATACTAAGTGATGCACTGAAGGATTTGACGGAGAAGACTGCATTTGAGACTGTCTAA